The DNA segment TTCAAAAGATCAGATTGACGCTTATGTCAAAGATTTAGTTGATGGCCGCAGGGACTATACGGAATTTATCGCCAGCCAGGGACTAAAGCAGGAAATCATTGATTCGGCTGAGGAATCGTTTAGTATCGCCGGCGGAAAAAAGGCCAAGGTCAGCGTGCCTGATATCCCACAGGAAAAGACCAAAGAGGAAAAACCTTCCGATAAAATTCATGAGCTTCCTGATATTAAATGGGAGACCAAGTCGAGGCCCAGACGAAATAGAATGGGGCGATATTAAGATATTGTATATTGCATCGCTGGTGTCTTGCCATCGTTTCAATATATGGCTAACATCTGCTTTATGTAGATACTTCTGTTAGCATCATTTATTATAGTTAATGGCAGTGTCAATTGCGTTTATCAGCTTATGCGGGTATTGCGAGCCGATTAGAATCTTCTTGCCGTCTATAAGTTCCAACTGTACGCCTTTATTGCCGCTTACATTATATGCTTTGCCGTGTTTTAGTGAGTATTTAATCCCCCAGCCGCCGTATTCTTTTATTGGTTTATATTTGCGGTACTTATAATTTTCAATATCAGCAATATTTAAGAAAAGCTTTTTAAGAGGGAAAAATTGAATGTGTAAGCCATCTTTTTTTACCTGCACAATTAACTTAAGCGAAAGTATAAGCCAGGGCATACCGATTCCGAATAGTAAAAAAAACAGCCAGAGAAGAATATCCGGAGCAGGTTTGCTGCCAAGTGATTTACCCAATATTATTTGGTAAATGAATCCATACCAGATAGGCCCGGAGCATGCGATAACCATAAGCCATATCCATTTCTGCTTAAATCTTTGAACTTCAGTAAACAATGGTCTTTCCAAATTTGACATAATTGTATTAACAGTTTTTTATTTACCTATACATATATCTAAAGAAAGTAATCGGAATTTTAGTATTATAATTTACTTCATGCCAACTAAAAGAACGCCGCCAAGAATCAATCCCAAGCCGACCCATTTAATAAGAGAGAATGGCTCCTTGAATATGAAAAAGGAAACGAGCACAATTGCGGCATAAGCAAGACTGGTAACAATCGGGTAGGCGATTGATATATCGGTTTTCGAAAGCAGGACTAAATAACCGGCTACGGATGATACATAGCAAAATAAGCCAAACAATATCGAGATATTTGTGAAGATTTTCGAGAAATTCGTAATCAGCGCGCCGGGAGAAATTGCCCCGAATTGGTTCATGCCGGCTTTAAGGAAAACATGGCCGCAAACATTGAAAGTTACTACGAAAAGCATTATTAAAAAACGAGTCATTGCTATCTCCTGTGGTTGCTGTAAAGCATAAAGGGCGTATGCAATTCACGGGTTTATACAATACACCCCTACGCACAGTGGAATATGTAAAGGGTGTATGCGATATACCTCTTCTCACCAACTATTTTTATATTATAAATCTGCCTGCTAATATTTCTGAAATAGTTTTCCCCATTCGGTTTCATTTAGCCATCGATTGAATATCTTCTTGCCTTTAAAAGGATACCATAAGCGGTCATGATATATAGCCGAGGCAAATACAAATATATAAACCAAGGGAGTATGAAAGAGGAGTTTTTGGAAAATTTTAAGCGGCGAAAACCAAAATAAGTCGCCAGCCGTGGAGGCTATATTATCGCCTACGGGAAATCTGAAATTCATTTGTGAAATATCCTCGCCGACTACATCGATTTCTGATGGGTCGCCAATACCTAAGCCGGCTTCATGCCCCAGCCTGATATATTTCAATGACATCGGATCAAACCCCATCATCTTAGCGGCAGCGGCATCGATTGCTACCTGGTCGGTGGAAGCTAATATCAGATTTTTCACATGCGGAATCATTGTCCGCGGTCCGGGTCCGGAACCAGCAGTTGTGCCATCCATAAAACAGAATAAGCCGGTATGAATTTCCTTTTGAATATTCAGTAAATCAACTAAAGTTTCATGAATTACCGAATGAGTATAATGACGTTTGGTATTTAAAAGACCGCCGAATGCGTTTTTCATGGCGCCAGTGGTTGTTGTGTAGATATGTGTTTTTACAGT comes from the Candidatus Zixiibacteriota bacterium genome and includes:
- a CDS encoding EamA-like transporter family protein translates to MTRFLIMLFVVTFNVCGHVFLKAGMNQFGAISPGALITNFSKIFTNISILFGLFCYVSSVAGYLVLLSKTDISIAYPIVTSLAYAAIVLVSFFIFKEPFSLIKWVGLGLILGGVLLVGMK
- a CDS encoding DUF362 domain-containing protein gives rise to the protein MANKAKVAVIKTSPEKAVDDYIKAGEMAGLKDFLPADSETIIKDNISWHLPFPGANTVPWQLEGAIRSLQNAGINKLVAVHNDTVVTNPYLGGKLLKLKPVYEKYNIPERYNNDPKDLKWVFYKPKAKMLVLDKIFPEGIKIPEFFLGKNIVHLPTVKTHIYTTTTGAMKNAFGGLLNTKRHYTHSVIHETLVDLLNIQKEIHTGLFCFMDGTTAGSGPGPRTMIPHVKNLILASTDQVAIDAAAAKMMGFDPMSLKYIRLGHEAGLGIGDPSEIDVVGEDISQMNFRFPVGDNIASTAGDLFWFSPLKIFQKLLFHTPLVYIFVFASAIYHDRLWYPFKGKKIFNRWLNETEWGKLFQKY